A stretch of Dromaius novaehollandiae isolate bDroNov1 chromosome 8, bDroNov1.hap1, whole genome shotgun sequence DNA encodes these proteins:
- the PRPF38A gene encoding pre-mRNA-splicing factor 38A → MANRTVKDAHSIHGTNPQYLVEKIIRTRIYESKYWKEECFGLTAELVVDKAMELKYVGGVYGGNIKPTPFLCLTLKMLQIQPEKDIIVEFIKNEDFKYVRMLGALYMRLTGTAIDCYKYLEPLYNDYRKIKSQNRNGEFELMHVDEFIDELLHEERVCDIILPRLQKRYVLEEAEQLEPRVSALEEDMDDVESSEEEEEEDEKLERAPSPDHRRRGYRDLDKPRRSPVIRYRRSRSRSPRRRSRSPKRRSPSPRRERHRSKSPRRHRSRSRERRHRSRSKSPGHHRSHRHRSHSKSPERSKKSHKKSRRGNE, encoded by the exons ATGGCGAACCGAACGGTGAAGGACGCGCACAGCATCCACGGCACCAACCCGCAGTACCTGGTGGAGAAGATCATCCGCACGCGCATCTACGAGTCGAAGTACTGGAAGGAGGAGTGCTTCGGCCTCACGG CCGAGCTGGTGGTGGACAAGGCCATGGAGCTCAAGTACGTGGGGGGCGTCTACGGCGGCAACATCAAGCCCACGCCCTTCTTGTGCTTGACGCTGAAGATGCTGCAGATCCAGCCCGAGAAGGACATCATCGTGGAGTTCATCAAAAACGAGGACTTCAA atatGTCCGAATGCTTGGTGCATTGTATATGAGACTGACAGGCACTGCCATTGACTGCTACAAGTATCTTGAACCACTGTACAATGATTATCGaaaaataaaaagtcagaacAGAAATGGGG aaTTTGAACTGATGCATGTGGATGAATTTATTGATGAACTGCTCCATGAGGAACGTGTGTGTGATATCATTCTGCCTCGATTACAG AAACGATATGTTCTGGAAGAAGCTGAGCAACTTGAGCCTCGTGTTAGTGCATTGGAAGAAGACATGGATGATGTGGAGTctagtgaggaggaggaggaagaagatgaaaaa TTGGAGCGAGCACCCTCTCCAGATCACCGCAGAAGAGGCTACAGAGACCTTGATAAACCCCGCAGATCTCCTGTTATACGATACAGGCGGAgccgaagcaggtctccaagaAG ACGAAGCCGCTCTCCAAAGAGAAGAAG CCCCTCGCCACGCCGGGAGAGGCATCGCAGCAAAAGCCCAAGGCGACACCGGAGCAGATCCAGAGAGAGGCGCCACAGATCAAGATCTAAATCTCCAG ggCATCACCGTAGTCACAGGCACAGGAGTCACTCTAAGTCACCTGAAAG atcTAAGAAAAGCCACAAGAAAAGTCGGCGAGGGAATGAATAG